A part of Candidatus Acidulodesulfobacterium ferriphilum genomic DNA contains:
- a CDS encoding glycine--tRNA ligase subunit alpha, with protein MKSLDFQHLIFKLQNFWSDFGCVILQPLDMEVGAATFSPYTFLRCLKGDGWRVAYIQPSRRPTDGRYGQNPNRLGRYYQFQVIIQPYIKNIQEIYLKSLEGVGINPDMHDIRFVEDDWESPTLGAWGLGWEVWLDGMEITQFTYFQQIGGITLIKPAIEITYGLERIAMYLQDKDNVFDLQWNQNLKYGDIHKDDELQFSTYSFEFAGGKTLFSLFDIYEKESKELLALENMKLIKPAYEYCLKCSHVFNLLDARGLISVSERMNYILRVRSLAEGCAKLYTKKDDVE; from the coding sequence ATTAAAAGCTTAGATTTTCAACATTTAATATTTAAACTCCAAAATTTTTGGTCCGATTTTGGGTGCGTTATTCTCCAACCCCTTGATATGGAAGTTGGAGCCGCCACTTTTTCGCCTTATACATTTCTCAGGTGCTTAAAGGGGGATGGCTGGAGAGTTGCTTATATTCAGCCTTCAAGAAGGCCCACCGATGGAAGATACGGCCAAAACCCTAACAGGCTTGGGAGATACTACCAGTTTCAGGTTATTATTCAGCCCTACATAAAAAATATTCAGGAGATTTACCTTAAAAGTTTAGAGGGTGTCGGAATTAATCCGGATATGCACGATATAAGGTTTGTAGAGGACGATTGGGAATCTCCGACTTTGGGAGCATGGGGTCTTGGCTGGGAGGTCTGGCTTGACGGCATGGAAATTACCCAGTTTACTTATTTCCAGCAGATTGGCGGCATCACTCTTATTAAACCCGCGATCGAAATAACCTACGGATTAGAAAGAATAGCTATGTATCTTCAGGATAAAGACAATGTTTTTGATTTGCAGTGGAACCAAAATCTGAAATACGGCGATATTCATAAAGATGACGAGCTTCAGTTTTCTACATACAGCTTTGAATTTGCGGGCGGAAAAACATTATTTTCGCTTTTCGATATTTATGAAAAGGAATCGAAAGAACTTCTTGCGTTAGAAAATATGAAACTCATTAAACCAGCCTATGAATATTGCCTCAAGTGTTCCCATGTTTTTAATTTATTGGATGCAAGAGGACTTATAAGCGTTTCCGAAAGGATGAATTACATATTAAGGGTGAGAAGTTTGGCCGAGGGCTGCGCGAAACTTTACACAAAAAAAGATGATGTTGAATAA
- the nadA gene encoding quinolinate synthase NadA encodes MVNTDDKNDIKTKQGIIKDLLKKKNAILLAHNYQREEIQDIADFQGDSLELSIKANKTDADIIVFCGVRFMAESAAIMNPDKIVILPNENAGCPMVDMITAKDIINLKNDYPGAPVVAYVNTSAECKAVSDICCTSANAVKVVNSLPAGRVIMVPDKNLGSYVQRFTDKEVISWPGYCPPHKRTTPEDIKTLKEKYPGAVFVAHPESTPETIDVADHVSSTSGMYKFVRESNAKYFIIGTEQGIMYKMKKENPDKVFISSNKGLICPNMKKTHLEDVMNSLANMKNIIRISEDIRIKARKSIENMLAL; translated from the coding sequence ATGGTGAATACAGATGACAAAAACGATATAAAAACAAAACAGGGGATAATAAAAGACCTGTTGAAAAAAAAGAATGCAATATTGCTGGCACATAATTACCAGAGGGAGGAGATTCAAGACATTGCCGATTTTCAAGGGGATTCGTTGGAACTTTCGATCAAGGCAAATAAAACCGATGCGGATATTATCGTATTTTGCGGGGTCAGATTTATGGCGGAAAGCGCCGCTATTATGAACCCGGATAAGATTGTTATTCTTCCGAACGAAAATGCGGGATGTCCGATGGTCGATATGATAACCGCCAAAGATATTATTAATTTAAAAAACGATTATCCGGGCGCTCCTGTTGTCGCCTATGTGAATACATCGGCTGAATGCAAAGCGGTTTCCGACATATGCTGCACCTCCGCCAATGCGGTTAAGGTCGTGAATTCCTTGCCGGCGGGAAGGGTCATAATGGTTCCGGATAAAAATTTGGGAAGCTATGTGCAAAGATTTACCGATAAAGAAGTAATAAGCTGGCCGGGATATTGTCCTCCTCACAAAAGAACCACGCCCGAAGATATTAAAACTCTCAAGGAAAAGTATCCCGGAGCCGTGTTTGTAGCCCACCCCGAATCAACTCCCGAAACCATCGATGTTGCGGATCATGTTTCTTCGACCTCAGGCATGTATAAGTTTGTCCGTGAATCTAATGCAAAATATTTTATCATCGGGACGGAGCAGGGCATAATGTATAAGATGAAAAAGGAAAATCCCGATAAGGTTTTTATTTCATCAAACAAAGGCCTTATCTGTCCGAATATGAAAAAAACCCATCTGGAAGATGTTATGAATTCTTTGGCAAATATGAAAAATATTATCAGGATTTCCGAGGATATCAGGATTAAAGCAAGAAAATCTATTGAAAATATGCTTGCCCTTTAG
- a CDS encoding glycine--tRNA ligase subunit beta, producing the protein MSEYLLEIGSGELPYGEVKAIPAALSDRLQSFFEKDLSLPEKPAIQSFSTPRRVVVFIKRLPLKTLDRETEIVGPPLNISYHGDLPALPLTQFMKKNGILNHKKLYVINQKKGPYVAYKKIIKGRLLKDLLSESIPNIIADLPFKKSMFWLNKDVRYPRPVLWILSLFDGKPLRFYYGDIKAADYTYLIRNRSYKTSYTKVNNSKDYFKLISSSGIILENGHRRLFIEKELEIIAGKLKLDIAEYEDDFMDEIVGLTETPHAITGNFDKKFLSIPEELLSIVMRKHQRFFPLKNKDDSVKSGANLAPSFIGISNISIWQINKNKEEIENNIRSGYSKVLGARLADADFFYKEDIKHPLSYFVEKTKDILFYEGLGSYLDKTGRIKALGLFIAKECNFTENDALQFNRAANLLKFDLATHVVYEFPEMQGIAGKIYAKRAKEEGVVCLAIEEHYYPIVKAKKRILPSNDLSALCSLSDKFDTIFSFVMLKRLPTGESDPFYLRRAMIGIIEIILEKKYIIRMEHVFDFYFNNFFKERKVNLNELKASFINFANTRFKNFLMSLSSEYKPDAITSVIREDGGYDFYTSYLKIDFISKHKLHEELYELSQAYKRINNITLSYGNILDFDISKLVLQDEIHLYKTFEAVQRDTVSFLKKNDYYKVMNHFYTLVKPINDFFDGVLVLTDNAAVKNSRLGLLNNILNLLKNLCDFSKLSY; encoded by the coding sequence GTGAGCGAATATTTATTGGAAATCGGTTCGGGAGAACTCCCTTACGGCGAGGTAAAGGCTATTCCTGCCGCGCTTTCGGACCGCCTTCAAAGTTTTTTTGAAAAAGATTTATCGCTCCCTGAAAAGCCCGCTATCCAATCGTTTTCGACGCCGAGGCGCGTCGTTGTTTTCATTAAGCGCCTGCCTTTAAAGACGCTTGATAGAGAAACCGAGATAGTAGGTCCCCCTTTAAATATATCTTACCACGGGGATTTGCCGGCGTTGCCTTTAACTCAATTCATGAAAAAAAACGGGATTTTAAACCATAAAAAGCTATATGTAATTAACCAAAAAAAAGGACCTTATGTAGCTTATAAAAAAATTATAAAAGGAAGATTATTAAAAGACTTGTTAAGCGAAAGTATTCCAAATATTATTGCCGATCTTCCTTTTAAGAAGTCTATGTTCTGGCTAAATAAAGATGTTCGTTATCCAAGACCGGTTTTATGGATTTTATCGCTTTTCGACGGAAAACCCCTTAGATTTTATTACGGGGATATTAAAGCGGCGGATTACACCTATCTTATAAGAAACAGGTCATATAAAACATCATATACGAAAGTCAATAATTCAAAGGATTATTTTAAATTGATTTCTTCAAGCGGGATTATTTTAGAAAATGGGCACAGAAGGTTATTTATAGAAAAAGAACTTGAGATTATCGCCGGAAAATTAAAATTAGACATAGCCGAATATGAAGATGATTTTATGGATGAAATCGTCGGACTGACCGAAACGCCGCACGCAATCACAGGCAATTTTGACAAAAAATTCCTGTCCATTCCCGAAGAGCTTTTATCGATAGTTATGCGCAAACATCAGAGGTTTTTTCCTTTAAAAAATAAGGATGATTCGGTAAAAAGCGGAGCTAATTTGGCGCCCTCTTTTATAGGCATTTCAAATATTTCAATTTGGCAAATAAATAAAAATAAAGAGGAAATAGAAAATAACATTCGTTCCGGTTATTCGAAGGTTTTAGGGGCAAGGCTTGCCGATGCGGACTTTTTTTATAAAGAAGACATCAAACATCCTCTTTCGTATTTTGTGGAAAAGACTAAGGATATTCTATTTTATGAAGGTTTAGGTTCATATTTAGATAAAACGGGAAGAATAAAGGCATTAGGATTATTCATAGCCAAAGAATGCAATTTTACCGAAAATGATGCATTACAATTTAACCGTGCGGCAAACCTGTTAAAATTTGACCTTGCAACCCATGTCGTATATGAATTTCCGGAGATGCAGGGAATAGCGGGCAAAATTTATGCAAAAAGGGCAAAAGAAGAGGGAGTCGTATGCCTTGCAATAGAGGAGCATTATTACCCTATAGTTAAAGCTAAAAAAAGGATTTTACCTTCCAATGATTTATCGGCTTTATGCTCTTTGTCAGATAAATTCGATACCATTTTTTCGTTTGTAATGCTGAAAAGGCTTCCGACCGGCGAATCCGATCCTTTTTATTTAAGAAGAGCTATGATAGGAATAATAGAAATTATTCTGGAAAAAAAATATATTATTCGGATGGAGCATGTTTTTGATTTTTACTTCAATAATTTTTTTAAGGAGAGAAAAGTTAATTTAAATGAATTAAAAGCCTCCTTTATTAATTTTGCAAATACAAGATTTAAAAATTTTCTTATGTCTTTGTCTTCGGAATATAAACCCGATGCAATAACATCCGTAATTAGAGAAGACGGCGGCTACGATTTTTATACATCATATTTAAAAATAGATTTCATTTCCAAACATAAGCTGCATGAGGAACTTTACGAATTGTCGCAGGCGTATAAACGAATTAACAATATTACCTTAAGTTACGGCAATATTTTAGATTTTGACATTAGTAAACTCGTTTTGCAGGACGAAATTCATCTTTATAAAACATTTGAGGCCGTTCAACGGGATACCGTTTCTTTTTTGAAAAAAAATGACTATTATAAGGTCATGAATCATTTTTATACCCTCGTAAAACCGATTAATGATTTTTTTGACGGGGTTTTGGTGTTAACCGATAATGCGGCCGTTAAAAATTCGAGGCTTGGACTGTTGAACAACATTTTGAATTTGCTAAAAAATCTGTGCGATTTCTCAAAATTGTCTTACTAA
- a CDS encoding pyruvate, phosphate dikinase, protein MAKYVYFFGNKNADGKGSMKNLLGGKGAGLAEMTNIGIRVPAGFTITTEVCTYYYEHNKKYPEELRNEVNGGLKMIEEAMGARFGDTLNPLLVSVRSGARISMPGMMDTVLNLGLNDETVKGLINKSGNERFAYDTYRRFIQMFSNVVLGIDSSIMESILEKKKKERNVKNDNELGAGDLKGLVYEFKDVVKKEKGIAFPDDPETQLWMGISAVFESWNVPRAITYRKLNKIPEDWGTAVNVVSMVYGNMGNSSATGVAFTRNPSTGENGFYGEYLINAQGEDVVAGIRTPQPINEISKKNPNDVSLEHAMPSVFKDLLEYAALLEKHYKDMLDLEFTIQEGVLYMLQVRTGKRTAKAAVKIAVDMEKEGMIDKKTAILRIDPNSIAQLMYPTVDAKSKKDVLAKGLPASPGAASGEVVFSAEEAEEEAKKGKKVILVRMETSPEDIHGMSVAEGILTARGGMTSHAAVVARGMGKCAITGCSSLEINEKRGEIAVGNRTVKRGDVITLNGSNGEVYSGYVKMVTPEINEDFITIMNFANEFRKLRIRANADTPEDAKVARNYGAEGIGLCRTEHMFFKGDRIKAVREMILAGTVEERQKALNKLLPMQKSDFIELYNEMKGYSVNIRLLDPPLHEFLPKTDQEIKELADITNVPYERLKTKVISLHEVNPMLGHRGCRLGVSYPEIYEMQVQAIMEAACEFHKGGNVIIPEIMIPVVGIYEEIKLLKELVVKKANDVMSSYGVGFNFLVGTMIELPRACMVADEIAKEAEFFSFGTNDLTQTTFGFSRDDIGSFLPDYLNKNILKTDPFIELDRNGVGELMKIAVQKGTGTRPDIKLGICGEHGGDPGSIEFCHSLGLNYVSCSPYRVPVAIVSAAHAALKN, encoded by the coding sequence ATGGCTAAGTATGTCTATTTTTTTGGAAATAAGAATGCCGACGGCAAAGGTTCGATGAAAAATCTTTTAGGAGGAAAAGGGGCGGGACTTGCCGAGATGACCAATATCGGTATAAGGGTGCCGGCAGGCTTTACTATTACAACGGAGGTTTGTACATATTATTATGAACATAATAAAAAATACCCTGAAGAGTTAAGGAACGAAGTTAACGGCGGCCTCAAAATGATTGAAGAAGCTATGGGCGCAAGATTCGGCGATACATTAAATCCTCTTTTGGTCTCCGTTAGAAGCGGTGCAAGAATTTCCATGCCCGGCATGATGGATACGGTTCTTAATTTAGGATTAAATGATGAAACGGTTAAAGGGCTTATAAATAAATCTGGAAATGAAAGATTTGCTTATGATACATACAGAAGATTTATCCAGATGTTTTCGAATGTGGTTTTGGGCATAGATTCAAGCATTATGGAGTCCATTCTCGAAAAGAAAAAGAAAGAAAGAAATGTTAAAAATGATAACGAGCTTGGCGCAGGAGACCTCAAAGGCCTTGTTTACGAGTTCAAGGATGTGGTTAAAAAAGAAAAAGGCATAGCTTTTCCCGACGATCCAGAGACGCAGCTGTGGATGGGAATATCGGCGGTATTTGAATCATGGAATGTGCCCAGGGCTATTACTTACAGAAAACTTAACAAAATTCCTGAAGATTGGGGGACGGCCGTAAATGTCGTTTCCATGGTATATGGAAACATGGGGAATTCTTCGGCAACCGGCGTCGCTTTTACGAGAAATCCGTCAACAGGGGAAAACGGGTTTTACGGGGAATATCTTATAAACGCTCAGGGAGAGGATGTTGTTGCAGGAATCAGGACCCCCCAGCCTATAAACGAGATCTCGAAGAAAAACCCGAACGATGTTTCACTTGAACATGCTATGCCTTCGGTATTTAAAGACCTATTAGAATATGCGGCGCTCTTGGAAAAACATTATAAAGATATGCTTGATTTAGAATTTACGATACAGGAAGGCGTCCTTTACATGCTCCAGGTTCGAACAGGTAAGAGAACCGCTAAGGCCGCTGTCAAGATAGCCGTAGATATGGAAAAAGAGGGCATGATAGATAAAAAAACCGCTATACTAAGGATAGATCCCAACTCCATTGCCCAATTAATGTATCCCACGGTAGATGCAAAGTCTAAAAAGGATGTTCTGGCAAAAGGACTGCCGGCATCCCCGGGCGCCGCAAGCGGAGAAGTTGTTTTTTCGGCGGAGGAAGCGGAAGAAGAGGCAAAAAAGGGGAAAAAAGTAATATTAGTCAGGATGGAAACCTCGCCCGAAGATATTCACGGAATGAGCGTTGCGGAAGGAATCCTTACGGCAAGAGGCGGAATGACATCGCACGCGGCTGTCGTTGCAAGGGGAATGGGAAAATGCGCTATAACAGGCTGTTCTTCTCTTGAAATAAATGAAAAAAGAGGTGAAATAGCCGTTGGAAACAGAACGGTAAAAAGGGGCGATGTTATAACCTTGAACGGCTCCAACGGTGAAGTTTATTCGGGATATGTGAAGATGGTGACACCCGAGATAAACGAGGATTTTATAACTATAATGAATTTTGCAAATGAATTCAGAAAATTAAGAATAAGGGCAAATGCCGATACCCCGGAAGATGCTAAAGTTGCTAGAAATTACGGGGCGGAAGGAATCGGACTTTGCAGGACGGAGCATATGTTTTTTAAAGGCGACAGAATAAAAGCCGTTCGGGAAATGATACTTGCGGGTACGGTGGAAGAAAGGCAAAAAGCCCTGAACAAGCTATTGCCGATGCAAAAGTCTGATTTTATAGAGCTATACAATGAAATGAAAGGATATTCCGTTAACATCCGTTTGCTTGATCCGCCGCTTCATGAATTTTTGCCGAAAACGGATCAGGAGATAAAAGAGCTCGCAGATATTACGAATGTTCCGTATGAAAGGTTAAAGACAAAGGTCATATCGCTTCATGAGGTCAACCCTATGCTTGGACACAGAGGGTGCAGGCTTGGGGTGAGTTATCCAGAGATTTATGAAATGCAGGTTCAGGCTATTATGGAAGCGGCGTGTGAATTCCATAAAGGCGGAAATGTTATAATACCAGAAATTATGATTCCGGTCGTCGGTATTTATGAAGAAATAAAATTGCTAAAGGAACTAGTCGTTAAAAAAGCCAATGATGTTATGTCAAGTTACGGAGTCGGGTTTAACTTTCTTGTCGGAACCATGATTGAACTTCCCAGGGCATGCATGGTTGCGGATGAGATTGCAAAAGAGGCGGAGTTTTTCTCGTTCGGCACAAACGACTTGACGCAGACTACTTTCGGCTTTTCGAGAGACGATATAGGTTCGTTTTTACCGGATTATTTAAATAAAAATATCTTAAAGACCGACCCGTTTATCGAGCTTGATAGAAACGGCGTAGGCGAACTTATGAAGATTGCAGTGCAGAAGGGAACGGGGACAAGGCCTGATATTAAACTCGGAATATGCGGAGAACACGGCGGAGATCCTGGTTCCATCGAATTTTGTCACAGCTTGGGGCTTAACTATGTCAGCTGTTCTCCGTACAGAGTTCCGGTTGCTATCGTTTCCGCCGCCCACGCTGCGCTTAAAAATTAG